In Chlorocebus sabaeus isolate Y175 chromosome 2, mChlSab1.0.hap1, whole genome shotgun sequence, the genomic stretch TCCTACCATCTTGAATTCTTCTTTGCCCAGAGAGTACCTTCAGAGGGAGGCCCTCATTTTCATGTTCTTAGATATGGTGAACAAGTCCATTGACAGTTTGTAGATTCTGTAGCACTATCATATGGAAGAGACAATATATATGTTTGGGGTAGAAGTGGAAATAAGTGGAGTGAAGACAGGATAGAAAGACTAGTGACCAATGGGGAGCTTCTAATTTTAGATGAATAGGAACAGTCTGTTTCCACTATTTAATAATGctacttttgaaaattgttaactttttattaaaaaataatacttgcaATTGACTTGTGTATCAAGAAATTGATAGATTTATAGggtttaaggaaaagaaaaggatttgCCTGTCCAAGAATACCAGTTCTTCAGTCTTCCCCTTCAGAATCAATCAATGTTACCAATGTCTTATATATCCTAGCAAATCCAAATATACTTATTTGCCTGTGTAtactttttagattttaaaaaaatgcaattgcAAATGCACCATGTGAATTGTTCTGCAATGTTCTAGCAATATATTAGAGTCATCTTATCCATACATAAACctagttcattatttttaatcaataagTAAAACTTTGAGGAGGAGCAGATGAATCTCCTCACATTAATTACTCTGCTACTGATGAAAAATAGGTCTTTAATTATCAAAAACAATTCAGCAAGAAAAATTTGTAAGCAAatgtatgtctttccatttatgactggacacatggacacacacacacacatacacaaatcacCTACCAGAAAAGCTGAACTACTCTTCTCTCCTATCACCAGCTGCAAGAGTGTCAGCTTCCCATACGCTCATcagtcctttttgttttttctactacATTCTTCCAAGTTTTACAGTCTAATATGTGAAAATGATGTTACATTgggcctctctcctctctctctttctctctcccctctcctttaaaaatgtttcctctctctcaatatttcatttcttatttgtatttctgaatgagggaaaagaatgaattcatgacACTTCAGTTATAAATGAGTTTGAACATCCAGTCCATTAGATTTCTAAACTTTCTTATCTTTATATACTAAGAAATTTGGCTTTTGTTAAATTCAGAGGTGTTACATGTTGCCTAGAAAGATGCTATTCATGTCTATTAAATGGTTAAAACTGTGCCTATGATCTGTTATGTCTTGATTCACATGTTGATGTAATATGAGTTACAGAATTAATATCTACTTTCACTTCTGATTATAAACTGCTGTATTTGttgaaaatttggaaattttgaaattgtaaagagttaaaaaaattgtaaagaagttaaaagagacaaaatatttttgatcagTTTTTCgtcctcagttttcttgtttgaataaaaatgtatagcATACTTATAAATTTTCTATTAAACTATTAGTATTTTCCCGcttactaaatatttttcaaaaactatttcCAATGACTGCATAAAATTTTATAGAATGGATACTGTTTAAATTACTTagccaaatttttttttgcataaataagtgcatttacattttatagacaaggatgGCTAGCATAACCTTTCTTATACATAAATCATTCAGCATAAAATTCCTGGAGATGTAGTTTTTTCTGTCTGCTTCATGTATTATCAATTTTTGAATACTTGCCAAGTCCTAAAAATGAAAGATtatatttagttaatttttatttatgtctgtGAGTAATGGGGAAGTCAAACTCCAAATACATGCttaatgtatatttaacttttccaCAAATTGTCtatgcttctttttctcttttattgtggAGAgattggttttcatttcttttgatgtagagattttcatttttgtgttctcttacagGTTTGGTTTTGAAATTTAACTATTTAGTCTCTCTGGGCTTTATATTACGTGTTTTCAAGTGAGATAGCCCCTGATGGCTTGTGAAGCAACTTTTTTACCAAGCCAAGCTATCAGTGGACTGCTCTCAATAGATATATTTTAAGTTGTTGCTAGCTGATTTTATATCTGGTATGTGTGGTAAGAATTCCACACATGGGATAATGTTTTGGCTACATGGCTCCCCTGCTTAGAAACATGCAATTGCTAGtcatatttctaattttagaattttgagATACAGCTTGATGAAGATCACATGTCCTAACAACATAATAGTTCCAGACTGAAGTTCTTTGAATAAAATGACTATTGtcactctagaaaaaaaattatgaattattcTCAATTGCCATCATTCTACTGCTTAAACCAAATTCTTGGaattatctttgatttttctatatcCTATGACATTCATATCTATTAGGAAGTCTATTACATCTGCCTGCAAATTATATCCAGAATGCAATTATTCTCGTCACCTCCATTGTTGCCACTCTGATTCTAGTcatcatcatctctcacctgtgTTACTGCCATAGCTTCCTCAGGATCTCTGTCCTTCTGCTCTTCCCTTCCACCCTCTTGTGAAGTACACATAATGCATAATCCGCTTACACTGGAAGTCAGATCATGTACTTTTGCTCAAAACTCTGCTATGGCCCCCTCTATACTCAGAGCAGTAACCAGAGTCCATACAATGGCTCACCTGGCCCTGCAGGATCTGGCCCTTATGATCTTTCTCACCTCATCTCCTACTATTATAGTCCTTGTTCACTCCACTATAGCCACACAGGCCCCAGTGCTCTTCCCCAAACATAGCAGACTTACACAACCCATAGAGCTCTGtttgtttcctctgcctagaatgcaCTTGCTGGTGTGACTAATTCCTTTACCTCCTTCAAGCTTTTAATCATCACCTTGTTACACAGGCCTGTGCAACTCCTGTTTAAGAATCTTCTATTACCCTTACATCTATTCTCCCTTCTTTCTGCAAACCATTTATCACCTTTTCATCTACAAAatgtactttgttttttattgaggtaaaatatacatatataaattaccaTCCTTACCATGTTTTTACCATATTTTCAtgtatacctgttggccatttgtatatcttctgttgagaaatgtctactcgaatcttttactcattttaaaatcagattatttgtttttgtttttgttcgctatggagttgtttgagttccttatattaatatatttttggttGTTAATTCCTCATCAGAcacatagttttcaaatattttctcccactctgtgggctatatcttcactttgttgattatttcctttgctgtgcccaagctttttagtttgatgtaatcctaattgtctatttttgctttggttgcctgtgcttttgcgGTCTTACCCAAGAAAcctttgccaagaccaatgtcctgaagtgtttccctaatgttttcttcaggtagtttcatagtttcaggtcttagatttaagtctgtaAACCATACAGTCTAGCAGGGAGTGCACTTGCTTTTTATTGTCTATCTCCCTCTGCTAGAAAGTCAGctccatgtgatttttgtctgtttagtTCACAGATGTACCTCAAGGGTCCAGGATGGTGCCTGCACCATGGAAGGGGCCCAAAATTTTGATGACTGTGTGATTATAGCCTAATTTAATAATGGAGGGGATAACATAAAAGCAGTAGGAAGGAATGTAAGTGAGAAACAATTTTGAAGAATAATTGACAGAACAAGGGGATTCAAAGACAAAGGGGAAGAAGAGAGCCAAGATGACATATTTCAAGTATGGATAatgctggagaaaaaaaattaagatataaatcTTTGTAGATGTGAGGAATGAAGAAGCAAGGTTAGAGTTTGTCTGGCACAAAATAAGTGGAAGGTCTAGACTTGAAACTTATAGAAAATTCCACGAAGTACAAAGTAAAATGGAGCCAGTAAAATAACAAAGATAGAATAAATGACTCTAGAAGAGcgaaggtaaaataaataatcgGTGAAGTTGGACTAGAGCCAATATTTCCCAGAGGATAAAATATGAACCAAGTTATTGTGAGcctaacacatacatacatacatacatctatatatgctttatatatattatcacATTAAATTCAAGCAAGGTTGTTTAGAAAATTACTTGCTCTTCTGTACATATGCCAGGCTTCCTCCTCCATAGATCCTTATCTCTAGCTGCTTCCTCTGCCTAGAATATACTTATCTAGGTACTCCTTGGGCAATTGTCTTGAGAAAGATGATCAGGCAGTTTACTGCTTGATAAATGAACATACAATGCAGCACACTAGTTTCCCTTTAGATTTATATCTTCACCCCTCAAATGAGTAGTCACACTGCTTGGAAATCCTACTGCATTTCTCTTGTAAATGAaccttccctctttttctttctttttttgagacagagtcttgctctgtcaccaggttggatcgcagtggcctgatctcggctcactgcaacctccgactccctggttcaagtgattctcctgcctcagcctccagagtatctgggatcacaggcacgtaccaccacatccagctaattttgtatttttagtagaaacagggtttcaccatggccagtctggtctcgaactgctgaactcaggtgatctgcccgcctcggtctcccaaagtgctgggtttacatgtgtgaaccaccacacccagcctgcttgtttcttttctcattgcTTGCAAACACCATTTCATTCTTCAAAACAAACCTGAAAGCCCTCCCTTAACCTTACATTGCCCTCTAACAAgttatttatttctctgcttttctttggagttaaacttctttttttttttttttttttttgagacggagtctcgctctgtcacccaggctggagtgcagtggccggatctcagctcactgcaagctccgcttcccaggtttacgccattctcctgcctcagcctcccgagtagctgggactacaggcgcccgcaacctcgcctggctagttttttgtattttttagtagagacggggtttcaccatgttagccaggatggtcttgatctcctgacctcgtgatccgcccgtctcggcctcccaaagtgctgggattacaggcttgagccaccgcgccggcctatAGCTAAACTTCTTAAGAGTTTCATTTACAGATCCTGCATTCACTTCTCTCTCATTCACATTTTGACCAACTGCAATTTAGTTTCTTTTCTCATACCACTCGGAGGCTGCTCTCCTCAGTATGAAGTGACCTTCATACTGCTAAAAGCATGGACACTTTCCTgccttcgtcttttttttttaacctctcagCTGTATTTGACCACAAAATGACCACTCTGTTCTTTAAGAAACAGTCTCCTCTCCTGCTTAATGTAGTCGCATCAGATACAACTTTCCCTATAACCTTTatgcattttctgttttcatgcaTATCAGCCCAACCTGCAACTGTCAGTGTCTCCCAGTCTTTCAACAACTGCTTGTGAAATACCCCTGTATATGGCAATCCAGAAATGCCAGAAAATTATCAACTGTCTCCGGGATCATCTATTAACTATGGGGGAAGCTGGATAAATAGTCCAGGTCCTTTGAGCCTCATGTAGAATAACTTCGGGGCttggtaatattttttttttttcctgtggtaatTCCCTTATTTGCAGTTCAAGGCTATTAtgggaagaaaacaaatgattttaGTTCTTCAAGGTTTTTACTGTAACTATGCACCGTTTCATTCTTCGAGGTTTTTCTGTAACACTGCACCATTGGGACCTGATgcccaattaaacatttttttaagttgtttggtctttttttaaaaataaaaactaaatgctatttttgcttttacttttagttgacatgtaataattgttCATACTTAGAagatgcagagtgatattttgatatatgtgtacaatGTGTactgatcaaatcaaggtaattagcatatctatcacctcaaacatttgtcatttttttatttgggaatattcagaatcctctcttctagctatttgaaaatatacaataaatgattGTTAACTACCGTCACCCTACAGTGCTACAGAACAGCAGAccccttttggcaccagggaccagtttcatggaaggtAGTTTTTCCAATGGGGTGaagatggtggtggggatggtttcaggataaaactgttccacctcaggtcatcaggcattagttagagtcTCACAAGGAACACACatcctagatccctcacatgcacacagttcacaatagggttcatgctgttatgagaatctaatgccttgGCTGACCTGAcaagaggtggagctcaggcggtgaTGCTGACATATCTGCTGTTCACCTTTtgctgtgcggcctggttcctaacaggccatggagcAGTACCCATTGGctgcctgggggttggggacccctgctataGGACACTGGAACCTTTTCCTCCTATCTAGGTGTAATTTTCTATCTGTTAACCAACCTCTCTCTATCCTCaattcccttcccagcctctagtaatcaCTATTCTACAGTCTACTTCTATGAactcaacttttttagctcctaattatgaatgagaacacgtggtatttatttttttgtgtctatttcacttaacagaatgtAACATGTCTCCCAGGCTCATCCATGAGTCTGAGGCTTATTTGTAGCCTGGCTGCTGGGCTTCCCTGTGGGATTGTCCTCTGAGAAAACAGAACACAGCCATGCTGCTGGCCAGCAGTTGATAGATGATCTCATGATAATAACAGGTTATAACTCACCTTTTATTGGATTTCTTGCTTTCCTGATTTCTACATTTCTCCACTGATTTTTTTGAGGGAGGAATTTTCTCTCAACTAAACTATTATACTCAAATCTTTGCTGGAGCTCTGCTTTGCTGGGGGTCTGCTTTAAGACTCTAGTGTCTTATTCTCCCGTTCTGATCTGACTTATCTTATTGGTCCTTTTAAGTCGTTTCCTCTTATCTGATCTCTTATCTTATCTGATCTCTTAATATTGAAACTCACTAGAATTTAATTctattcctctttttctctcatatTATTTCAACCCACCATGGTTTATCAATTTCTGTACTTTAAATGCTATCCGTaagcatcacatttattgatttgcatatgtcgaaCCAACCTTGCTTCCCAAGGATAAAGGCTACTTGATTGtagtgggtaagctttttgatgtgctgctggattcagtttgctactattttgttcaggatttttgcactgatgttcatcaaggatactggcctgaaatttttttcttgtgtctctgctagATTTTGGactcaggatgatgctggcctcatagaataagttaaaGTGGAGTCCTGCCTTCTCAATTTTgggggaatagtttcagtaggaatgataccagctcttctttgtatatctggtagaattcagctgtgaatccgtctggtcctgggctttcaTTTTCATCCTTTCTATCCAGGTTTCGTATCAGTCTAaatatgctctctctctctctctgtccctgtctctctttttctaccttcctccttttctccacatAACTTCTTTAATGGCACATGGCACAATTTTAATATACACTTTTTGTTGTCCTGTTTGTCTCTTTCAATGGCTTTTTGTATTTGACATAATATTAGTCTAGATGTCAGTCAGTATAaacttttgaatgaatgaaaagttgTTATGTTGATGCCAGAGTTAAAAATTTGACCTATATTTTATTCTCTACAGGTAGCTTTGAACCCCAAAAATGTTGGAAGAATAATATAGGATATTGCAGAAGACGATGTTTAGATACTGAAAGGTACATACTTCTTTGTAGGAACAAGCTATCATGCTGCATTTCTATAATAATATCATATGAATACACTCGACGACCACCATTTCGTGTGATTCACCTAGAGGATATAACATTTGATTATAGTGATATGGGCTCTTTTACTGGTTCCCCAGTATCTAAGTTGAGTGATCTGGTAACATTTGACACACGTGGAGAAACGATGACCCCCAAGACCAATACTCCCGAGACTTCTATGCCACCATCCGAGACCATTACTTCCAAGACTACTATGCCATCATCCGAGACCACTACTTCCAAGACTACTATGCCACCACCTTCTCAGATGGCTCTTACTCATAATTAATTAACATTTACTTCTGGTATGGAACAACTAGAAATACTGCTGGAAATAATAGCCAAAGAGCTGATTCTACCAATCCAATTTCACCCGGAAAATTCCATCAGGGATTGGATGAGCATGGGGATGGACATAATTGCTACTACTAAGACAACAGCCGAGATAGTTGCCTTGCAATTAGAAACATGTAGACAGAAACGTATAGAAGATACAAGGATTCTCTTAATTGGACTTTAAGTCTTTATCTGTCTTCCTCTGATGTACTAAAATATgtgagctaatttttgtcttaagTGAACATTTGTATGTCTATGTATTTTTccatgccaaaaacaaaaacgaagacCATTGTTTGGAGCTGCCTATTATGTCTAAGACAAGAATTTTTACTttaacagtgcctggcccactgcTATCATATATAGGAGAACATATAAAAGCATATAGAAAGACGGTTCCAGACAAATGTTCCCTTCTCTACCCTCCACCTTTTATTGTAAGAACTTACAATACTTCTGTGTGTCATGACGTCAAATTTTGTTTAAGGTTCTAGCTGGTAACTAACAGTTAGTTAGAAGCTAATTCTTTCATTCAGCACAAGCACTGATCTCACTGGATAAAGATAAAAGTGGGACTTGCCTTGAGAGTACATCATATTAAATTAAAAGCTGCATCTCAAATTCTACTTATCTTTCCAATCTTCTTTCCACTTAGAAGTCCAACTTCCATCTATGGCAGCCTCATAACATGCCTCCTCAGGTCTCTGTTTTGTCCATGAATGTTAGTTGTGTGCAGTGTTTCTATGCTTTGTATGGCTGTACGCATGTGACTGCTGTTTGTATGGCAACAGATGGGTCAGTGAGTGTTTTCTGATACTACAGAGAAGCGGTTATAACTATAAAGttgattaggttttttttttttttttttttttttttgagacacagtcttgctctgtcgcccaagctggagtgcagtggcacgatctcagttcactgcaagctctgcctcctgggttcacgtcattctcctgccttagtctcctgagtaactgggactacaggcacctgccaccacgcctggctaattttttgttatttttagtagagatgggttttcatcatgttagccaggatggtctcgatctcctgacctcgtgatccacctgccttggcctcccaaaatgctgggattataggcatgagatactgtgcccagctgactattattattattttttaactttaagttctgggatagaagtgcagaacatgtaggtttgttacataggtatatatgtgccatggtggtttgctgcacccatcaacccatcatctaggttttaagtcccacatgcattagctatttgtcttaATGTTCTGCCTACCCTTCCCCACACACCCTGACTGGCCCCCATGTGTCATATTCccctccatgtgttctcattcttcagttcccacttatgagcaAGAAcactggtgtttggttttctgttcctgtgttagtttgctgaagatgatggcttcgagcttcatccatgtccctgcaaagagcatgatctcattcctttttatgactgcatagtattccatggtgtatatgtatcacattttttaaatccagtctatcattgatgggcatttgggttggttccatgtctttgctattgcaaatagtgctgcgtaaatatgcgtgtgcatgtgtctttataatagaagaGGAAAGAATGGATACCAAAGAGGAATGAGAAGCATTATGTTGATTATGGTAATGGTTTCACCAGTGCATCTTTTGCCAAGTTAATCAAATTATACACTCTAAATAATGCAGTTTAATCAATTATATGTCagtaatttgaaatgaaaaaagataaaaactcctCTCAAAGAACAAAACCTCTAGGACCTTATAGCTTTCAGTCACAATATAGTCaggcactcaaaaaaaaaaactttaacagaaataaaattctctttGGTTGCCACCTTAAACTCAATCCCATCCAGAGAAAACAACTTTTATTAGAATGACAtgtgatttgcatttttagttcATGCATTTACTTATATTCACATACATACAACTTTTTCACATAAATTGGAATCATTACTATGCATGTTGCTCTAAAATGTTGCTTGTTTACTCAAAACATGTTTAATAAGATAAAATCTGCTGCACTCTTTTTA encodes the following:
- the DEFB125 gene encoding beta-defensin 125, with translation MGMFEKSKKCKEGRVGKGVWMNENGRVKNLTYILFSTGSFEPQKCWKNNIGYCRRRCLDTERYILLCRNKLSCCISIIISYEYTRRPPFRVIHLEDITFDYSDMGSFTGSPVSKLSDLVTFDTRGETMTPKTNTPETSMPPSETITSKTTMPSSETTTSKTTMPPPSQMALTHN